GTCAactataagtaattttttaaaaatctacatTTTCAATCAAtgccttaattttttttgaattaattgataaaattttgacactCTTACGACAGttggaattgaaaatttttaaaatgtgggGCACTGAGAGTGgccttaattaataaattgataaaaatagttCACTAAAACAATGTTTGATATGAGAAAATGTGtgatatttaacaaattaaataaaagtaagacTTTTGATTTAATGTCCGTCgttatttaagtttttgtCGCTGCAGTATTTAAGTTGAACaaaataaatcgaaaaaaaataagaacaaaccagttattaattatgccatgtttattattaataatactagtaattactaaataataattatgtatttaattattgtcagTAATAGACAATaagattttttcaaacaaaaaaataaaatgtacatacaatatattttaataaacttttctaatttcatgtaaaaaaaattatttacttatttattacacCAGTATTATAATCACTTTCtactgaaattaaataattataaaaatacttgcgctagttgatatttttacaaacttactttaaaatataagtataaaaaaatattattttattaatttacatattatattaattatctatttatcAAAACTAATTATCAGTTCCTTGGcttcaatatttttgaattaaatttacttttatcagACTCGCTCTTCGAAGCGACGCGTCTTGATCTTCTGGGTTCGACGACGTAGCTGGCGTCGATTATATCTTCGCAAACTTCTTCTTTGATAACTTTACTTTTACTGGTACTCGTACTTGCTGATCTAGCCTTGGCACCagttttaattgatttattttccgCTGCCTTTGGGATTGAATCTGCTGATGATTTGTTGCGGACTTTCCGAACACTCGGTTTAGATTCGCTGATATGCACAGCTTCTAAATTTTCAACTACAGTCTCCAGTTCACTTTTGATCCTCCCAGAGTCTTTGGTTGATGAGTAACTGTCAGTTGACTTGCTATTATATTTACTaacattataatttatatcattagAATTAATATCCTCATCTAAATCAATAACTTCGACAACCTCATTTTTAATCTTCACAGATTCTCTGGAAGATACCGCAGTTGCAGTTGATTTTTTACGAGATTTACTATCAGTATTTTTATCAACTGTTTTAACttcgtttttaattttcgtagcaCGTGACCTCGTTGATttcacactattttttttacaggaaTTGCTTTTGTCTTCTTTACAATCATCACTTCCAAATATAAACACAtcagtatttaatttatcaggatttttattttccatagaAGCAGTACTAGGACTCAGGTACTCAGAGTCTGATATCTTACGTCTGATGGGTTTAATTCTGGTGACTTTcgttggttttttcttttcaatcttGACTAGATCATCACTAGCGTAAACGGGAGTCAGACAGTCTTGATCCTCTTGAACTGTATTGACTTCAGCTTTAGTGAGAGTCAAGATCGGAGGAGTGTAGCGCTGCTTAACTCTTGCGGATCCAGAGGAACTTTTGATAGGTGTCGTGCAAATGTCACCGCTGTCTGGCAAATAATCATCAACGTTTTCTTCTTTTACACCCGGGACCACAAACTTGGCGTACTGGTCCGGGCCAAAAGTCTCTTGGAATCTGTACTCAAATATCATTTCCTTGATACTCAGATAGActggatgattttttattttatgtttctcACAGATATTCAACGCAAATACGACGATACTGAGAGCCTCGCGGCCTTCTGGTATTGAGTACTTGATAAATCTTGCGAAATCCAACAAGAACAGTACGTACTCAACATACTGATGAGAAGTTATTTCAAAAGATTCGACCTGGACATTCAGTAGCTTCTTTATAATCTGAAACGCTCCGTGGAAGTGCTGGAGCGCTTGGGTAAAATTATTCTGAGCCGCGTAAAGTTGAGCGCGTATGTGAGTGCACGAAAATACTAGATATTTATAAGCGAAATTGGTGCACTTGAAGCACTTGCACTTGCTCTCGTGCTCCATGAAATCGGGAGATGAGAAAACTTTGCTGATAAGTACCGGCGAGGCGTCATTCTGCGGTATGTCGCGGACGGACTCAATCATCCGCACTGGAGAGGAATCATAGAAGACATTTACTGCCGCTTTGGATGATGTAGTATTGGCGCCAAAGTCATAGACATCTAGCTTGAGAATGTGCTCAAGTCCTTGGAGTTTCACTTCACAGTCTTCCAGTTGGTTGCGCGACAAATCAATGAAGCAGAGGTTCTTTAGACACTCGGCGACGTGCAAAACAGATCCTAGTTTCTGGACAACTCCAAGCCGACGTGACAAGTGCGCTGAAATTTCACGGTAAGACACCAGACTGTTCATCCGCAAGCTGATGTGATTCGTGAACTGGAACAGCGTATCCAGCCGATAGAGTAACACTTCCCGAGGAAAATCGTGTGACATAAATTCATCTTCAATTAAAATCATCGTATAGAGACCCTCGACAAGCGACTGCGAGTACTTGAGATTATCAGCTTTGTCGTAATAATTAAGTCTGTGTGATATGGAAATGTCCATTGCCAGTAGATAAGTCGGAAGATTTTTAGTAAACTTGATCCTAGGCATCTCCATCGCTTCATCGAACAGCTTCTTGGCCTCATCAACTCGCtctaagtaaaaataataacttgacaaacttaatttaaacattgCGATGCacgcaattattttttcatcactcgTGTCTATTAATTTAGCGACGCACTCCTCAGCGAGTGTGATCCACCGGGTCTTTATGTGACGTGACATAATACTGCGACCAGTGACGTAAATAATATAGAGATCATCGTCGAATTTTTTAGCCAAACTCATGGCCAGTTTCCATGCCGTTATCTCCGGGCCGCGGAAGTGATAAAATTTAGCGTACTCTCCGGCAGTTATCACGAGTCTTATCATCATTTttggagttaaaaatttaccgaaaCTCTCAATGATACCCTCTCGCGAGCAATAGTTTGTCCAGATGTCTAGCACTCGTTCCAAAGCGATCTCTAGATCAGCAGAGGTGTTGATGTTGATAAGACTGTAAGCTGGGACTACGTTACTCGCTGAACCATTCGAGGGAGTTTTAGAATGCAGCCGCATCGTAGAGGTCTCCATTTCAGTCTCAGTAGCGCGACGTATGTCAGCGAGCCGCTGAACGAAGGCGTAGAACAAGAGGTTGCCGTACATCAGCTGGCTTGCGGGAGTTTTATTGGCTTTCTTCAACTGGGACTGAGCTTTTGTGATGTACTGCTTTATAGACTCAGTATCACGGAGATCCAGAAGATGGTAACCAAGCAAGTGGACCGCCTGGGCGTATTCCATAGGATCAGGATCAAGAGTCTCCATCAGTTGTACTGCTGGTATTATCGACTGGACCATATTAATCGACGCGTTCTCCAACCCTTTGATTTCCCGCAGACAAATCAAACGTTTCTGATTATTATCAAGCGTTACCTTAATCCCAAATTGTTTGCCCACGTCGTTTCTCGCAAGACAATCTAAAATAGTGACGCCATGCGCTGATGAGTACCGATACTTAACATTCGCCCACATACGAAACGCTGGACATTCCTCGAAACTGTACCCGACGTACGCGCTCAATGCAGAAACAGTCATAGcttcttgataattttcattgTGAAAGTGGGCGGAACTAAGTCGGTGTAAGCATACAGCcaaaaagttttctttttcATCAAAGAGTTTCTCGATACCGAAGCTCCTGATTTTACGACACATTAATTCGCTCATAAGACGACAATCTTGGtagtataatttttcatagtgCAGGAGGATATTGTAAGCACGCGATGTGCAGAGCGACCAGAACCTTAACCAGGACTCGCATTTATTGTCCCTCAGTTCCGTGATGCTGTCAACGCTGTCCTTGAATACTGAGACAGCAATACGTCTGAGATCATCAGACGTCGCGTCAATGCGGGCTAAAATCGCGAGAATACGAATTTTAATACCAGTGCTGTTGTAAAGATCTCTTCTGATCGTGCATTCGGATGACGAACAGCTACTGCATGAAGAGATCGGCTGTCGGGAGATCAAATCCGACTGATGGATTATCAGCGATAGTAACTTGGGCATGTGCTCCAAGGGAATATCAAACTTTTCCTTTGCTTTAGCATAATTGTCCCAGTATATCAGCACGAAGTGAAGCAGCCTGCAGCCATGCTGCAAATTATGACGCACTGCGTTATGGGTCCCGTACTCATTGGCCAAGTAATCAAGTTTTTCAATGCATTTGTCAGTGGCATCAACGGCATCCTTGGTAAAATAAAGAACCGACCTGGTGAGTATCGAGCACATCAGCtcgtaaattttgaaacatcTGTCAACTTCCTTGTCTACCTTGACAGCCTCGCGGAAGGGGTCAAATACTTGGCGTATTTTACTAGCGATTTTGTAGACTCcgtctatatttattttactcaccAGGATCTCAGTAATTAGTCTTAGAAAAGCTTCGTAGCTCCGATACTTGTCCTCGACACTCAAAGATATTTTAGTGAACGTTAATGTATCCATCATCAAACACCGGAATTTGTCCTCGTACTTTCCATTGTTCAGAGACTTGACAATCTTGTAGTAGGAGTCGAGGTCGTTGATGAACGACCGGTGGCTACTTGGACCGCAGAGCAAGCGGAGCTTAAGCTGATACTCAATCCAGTGACTCGTTGACTTGAACTGGTTGTCGTCTAACTTATCGAAGGACTTGAGGAAGCTGATCAAACTGGTGGCCCAGAGATTCGTGAGTTTTGTGAGGGAAGATGATGGATCCCCGACCCGTGAGTACCACAAAGTCCCGGGTAAAAAGTAGTCAGTTATCTCTAGAGCTGCTTGGTAGGATTTCGAGGAGCAAAATATTCTGATTACGTGGTAGAgcgacaagaaaaatttaactgggTCTGGTATTGATACCAACTTGTGGTAGATTACGCGGATGATGTCTCTCAAGTCCTGGATAGTTTCAGGTGCAAGTTTTTTCTGGTCTGCTACAAAGCCACAGATCACTACGAGCAAGCGAGACAATGATACGTCTAGTTTTTCtgaagataattttaaattactctcCTGTaatgaaacaaataaataattaattttaaatctatttgaTGAATTAGTGATCCAGGATTTAACACTGGGTCAGATGATCTTtgctttaaataattgattcaattgataattaaaaatagaagcTCTAGGATTTTTTTCGTACCTTTATTTCATTGGCAAGACCTTGAAATTCTCCTGCTTTCagggaatcaatccatcgctGCTGTATCTGCTGTGTCTGAGACATTTTAAGTTAAGTCAGGATATAAATTATCCAGCCAACGTCTCGAGAAAAGCAAACTTGTGtctgggaaaaaaaatattttcagctggataaaaattacaggaataattttatcaattgattaaataacTGGAAGTTGGTAGAAAATGGAAATAATGATGAGAGTTTTTAATTGACTAATTAGTCGACTGGTGAATGAAGTAAACAAATCTCTGTTTATACTAACCTCTAAAAcggtttaataaaaaatcatcactTGGAAGTAgatcaaaaaatgatttttatcatcatcttGCTTCCCATGTGatcttatatatttgtaaatatgatACTTATTGTATGATAATTAaaggaattttataaattaataattaacggAGAACTTACAGCAACTTGGCCGTTAAATATttgcttatattttttaaaatgatgacaacacatacatatgtataagATGGCGCTGGGTGCGAgttctaatttcaaaaaattgttaccatcaatcgatttttttttaatgaatattttatgagtgtgaatgtagcagacatgagacaaatttaaaattataaacaaatagagtaaataatttttttaaaaatacacttattaatttgaaaattttttatgatactaaagttagccgacgtcaaataatttttggattttcttttagacggtaaattataaaaaaaaaaaaatttgaaaaattgcacctgtagtttttaaaattttctacatgtgcatatttttaatttttaatttttttgtaattgatttgttgaaaaaaaaatctgaaaatttttaattgtctgctaactttaggatcataaattttttaaatgcgcatttttttaaaatttcattttattaattatttactctatttatttataattttaaatttatctgatgcctgctacattcacactcaatatttttattattaaaaattaattataatttttaatttaaaacaataactggatttattttttaaattcaatgtcAGGaagttcaataattaataaaacgaaataaaataacaacaatttatattctaaacttttttcttgctaaaaaaatactttcatttaaatgatgagtatgaatgta
This genomic interval from Microplitis mediator isolate UGA2020A chromosome 2, iyMicMedi2.1, whole genome shotgun sequence contains the following:
- the LOC130664108 gene encoding uncharacterized protein LOC130664108, with protein sequence MSQTQQIQQRWIDSLKAGEFQGLANEIKESNLKLSSEKLDVSLSRLLVVICGFVADQKKLAPETIQDLRDIIRVIYHKLVSIPDPVKFFLSLYHVIRIFCSSKSYQAALEITDYFLPGTLWYSRVGDPSSSLTKLTNLWATSLISFLKSFDKLDDNQFKSTSHWIEYQLKLRLLCGPSSHRSFINDLDSYYKIVKSLNNGKYEDKFRCLMMDTLTFTKISLSVEDKYRSYEAFLRLITEILVSKINIDGVYKIASKIRQVFDPFREAVKVDKEVDRCFKIYELMCSILTRSVLYFTKDAVDATDKCIEKLDYLANEYGTHNAVRHNLQHGCRLLHFVLIYWDNYAKAKEKFDIPLEHMPKLLSLIIHQSDLISRQPISSCSSCSSSECTIRRDLYNSTGIKIRILAILARIDATSDDLRRIAVSVFKDSVDSITELRDNKCESWLRFWSLCTSRAYNILLHYEKLYYQDCRLMSELMCRKIRSFGIEKLFDEKENFLAVCLHRLSSAHFHNENYQEAMTVSALSAYVGYSFEECPAFRMWANVKYRYSSAHGVTILDCLARNDVGKQFGIKVTLDNNQKRLICLREIKGLENASINMVQSIIPAVQLMETLDPDPMEYAQAVHLLGYHLLDLRDTESIKQYITKAQSQLKKANKTPASQLMYGNLLFYAFVQRLADIRRATETEMETSTMRLHSKTPSNGSASNVVPAYSLININTSADLEIALERVLDIWTNYCSREGIIESFGKFLTPKMMIRLVITAGEYAKFYHFRGPEITAWKLAMSLAKKFDDDLYIIYVTGRSIMSRHIKTRWITLAEECVAKLIDTSDEKIIACIAMFKLSLSSYYFYLERVDEAKKLFDEAMEMPRIKFTKNLPTYLLAMDISISHRLNYYDKADNLKYSQSLVEGLYTMILIEDEFMSHDFPREVLLYRLDTLFQFTNHISLRMNSLVSYREISAHLSRRLGVVQKLGSVLHVAECLKNLCFIDLSRNQLEDCEVKLQGLEHILKLDVYDFGANTTSSKAAVNVFYDSSPVRMIESVRDIPQNDASPVLISKVFSSPDFMEHESKCKCFKCTNFAYKYLVFSCTHIRAQLYAAQNNFTQALQHFHGAFQIIKKLLNVQVESFEITSHQYVEYVLFLLDFARFIKYSIPEGREALSIVVFALNICEKHKIKNHPVYLSIKEMIFEYRFQETFGPDQYAKFVVPGVKEENVDDYLPDSGDICTTPIKSSSGSARVKQRYTPPILTLTKAEVNTVQEDQDCLTPVYASDDLVKIEKKKPTKVTRIKPIRRKISDSEYLSPSTASMENKNPDKLNTDVFIFGSDDCKEDKSNSCKKNSVKSTRSRATKIKNEVKTVDKNTDSKSRKKSTATAVSSRESVKIKNEVVEVIDLDEDINSNDINYNVSKYNSKSTDSYSSTKDSGRIKSELETVVENLEAVHISESKPSVRKVRNKSSADSIPKAAENKSIKTGAKARSASTSTSKSKVIKEEVCEDIIDASYVVEPRRSRRVASKSESDKSKFNSKILKPRN